agagagagagagcaagcaacAGTGGTCGTTGCGCTATATTTAAGCAGAAAGCAACCCCACTATCATCTCTCGCCCTAGTCCCTCGCACTTTTTCCCTCCACTTTCTTATTCCACCCATATTGATGGCTTCTCCCACACCCATCAACGCCAAAGAGCTGGAGACCAACTCCTTCTCTCCTccacctcttcctcctcctcctccgccgccgccgccgccgccgccatctATTACTACGAATAATACGATGTATGTGCAGGCAGAGCCGTGGGCGTTCAGGGAGGTGGTCCAGAAGCTCACCGGCGTCCCCGAGGACTCCCCTCACAAGCTCCCCATCAGTGGGCCCCCTCGCAGCAGCCGGGCCCCACCTCCTCCCCCGCCGGCGAGCTTGCTAAAGTGGCAGAAGCTCCAGGAGAGGCGGCGGGCCCCCGCCAAGCTGGAGATCAAGCTGGGCCCCTCCTCAGTTCGATATAGTAGACCTTATCACCACCTTTGGAGTGGTAAAGCTGAGgcggtcggcttctcatcgcccGTCTCTACTGcggatcccttcttctttaacatCTCTTCTCCGAGTCCAACGACTCCTTCTCCTTCTTCGTTAGAGGAGGATGGCGGGCGGGAGGAGAGAGTGATAGCAGAGAAGGGCTTCTACCTCTATCCTTCGCCGAGGAGTGGCGGCGGAGAGCCGCCTAAGCTTTTGCCTTTGTTTCCCCTCCATTCCCCCCGGGACTCCTCTCCTCCTTAGATCTATCTCAcgatcttcatttttttcttttatagaatTAGTAGAAAATGCaattatatcattattatataaCTTCTTTTTATGAAGGATTTACTATTACTCGAGGTTACGATGTCTTTTGGCATTATTTGTTCTCCTTCCTCCACTTCGTTTTGCAGTAAAAAATCACTCAAAAAGGTCGCTCAAGTACTTTCTTCACCATTCATGTTCCGTGGCGCAATTCACAACGCAAATACAAACGGGAGCAATGGGAGGGTAGCGCCCCAGCTAAGTGAATTTTGgagttctttttttttgggtgcgTGTTGTGTGTTGTTTTTGCTAAGAAAGGGGGAGGCATTTTGTTCTTGTGGCTTTAAATAATTTTATCTGCTTTTCTAGTTGTTTATCtaccttaaaaaaattattttagagtaTGCACGGAATTatattctttctttttaaaataaaattaggaaaatcgagatagaaaatatgtttgttgttattattattatttttattttttaaaattattttattagttaagtataaaatatttatttttaacattttaaaaataaaaactttatttttttaccaTAATCACCAACGTTGTCTTCATCATTACCGTTGACTCCGTCGCGGTATTGCCTCTGCCACTTCTAAGTACAATAGTACATGCCACCATCACCACCACCATCCTCTTTCATTGCT
The DNA window shown above is from Elaeis guineensis isolate ETL-2024a chromosome 8, EG11, whole genome shotgun sequence and carries:
- the LOC105049485 gene encoding VQ motif-containing protein 11-like; this translates as MASPTPINAKELETNSFSPPPLPPPPPPPPPPPPSITTNNTMYVQAEPWAFREVVQKLTGVPEDSPHKLPISGPPRSSRAPPPPPPASLLKWQKLQERRRAPAKLEIKLGPSSVRYSRPYHHLWSGKAEAVGFSSPVSTADPFFFNISSPSPTTPSPSSLEEDGGREERVIAEKGFYLYPSPRSGGGEPPKLLPLFPLHSPRDSSPP